The Candidatus Mycolicibacterium alkanivorans genome contains a region encoding:
- a CDS encoding polysaccharide deacetylase family protein has protein sequence MAALRRIVGKARVRRHHLAAARMCCERNVLAISRRTPGDDRPRILAYHAVGTPYVGNNDVAPDRFRRQLESALRAGYTFVPASDIADGQAPRRSLAVTFDDGIRSAATTAAPVLAELGIPWTLFVVSGWADGDAHDWAGDMLMDWKDVDRLASQGVRIGSHSVTHPNFSRLGTDETEFELEESRRVIESRLGVKVEDFAIPMGQSCDWTQHAATASKNAGYVRVYSQAEDTRFPGTIARTFVTRWDNGPVFRAALTGAYAGWEEWY, from the coding sequence ATGGCGGCCCTGAGGCGCATCGTCGGCAAGGCCCGCGTGCGGCGACACCACCTGGCCGCCGCGCGGATGTGCTGTGAACGGAATGTGCTCGCGATCTCTCGCCGTACGCCAGGTGACGATCGCCCGCGAATCCTCGCCTACCACGCCGTGGGCACTCCCTATGTCGGCAACAACGACGTCGCTCCCGATCGCTTTCGGCGCCAACTCGAGTCAGCGCTGCGCGCCGGCTACACGTTCGTCCCCGCGAGTGACATCGCCGACGGGCAGGCGCCTCGTCGCTCGCTGGCCGTCACCTTCGACGACGGCATCCGCAGCGCGGCGACGACCGCGGCACCCGTCCTGGCGGAACTCGGGATCCCGTGGACGCTCTTCGTCGTGAGCGGTTGGGCCGACGGCGACGCACACGACTGGGCGGGCGACATGTTGATGGACTGGAAGGACGTCGACCGCCTGGCCTCCCAAGGTGTCCGGATCGGCAGCCACTCGGTCACGCATCCCAACTTCTCCCGCCTAGGCACTGATGAAACCGAGTTCGAGCTCGAGGAGTCCCGCCGCGTCATCGAGTCACGGCTCGGGGTGAAGGTCGAGGACTTCGCGATACCGATGGGCCAGTCATGCGATTGGACGCAGCATGCCGCCACCGCGTCGAAGAACGCCGGCTACGTCCGCGTCTACTCGCAAGCCGAGGACACGCGCTTCCCGGGAACGATCGCGCGCACGTTCGTCACCCGGTGGGACAACGGTCCCGTCTTCCGTGCCGCGCTCACCGGTGCGTACGCCGGATGGGAAGAGTGGTACTGA
- a CDS encoding transposase: MPPSLRDWLPGDHLALFVSELVDEVLDLSPFLAAYTEARGFPPYHPRLMLKLLLYGYTTGVRSSRKIETRCHDDVAFRFLSANTAPDFRSIARFRTRHLDALEALFVEVLTLCREAGMVTMGRVALDGTKVRANASRHKAMSYDRMVEAHARLAAEVAEMMGEAQRVDAQEDAVHGVDNRGGDLQGELARRETRLAKIRKAKADLEQHAKDQAAGKARAKAAKAGQAGEVAEESARRAAESATPQPKAQRNFTDPDSRIMKTADGSFHYCYNAQAVVDEANQVIVATDSRPPAPTIPR, from the coding sequence ATGCCGCCGTCGCTGCGGGACTGGCTTCCCGGCGATCATCTGGCGTTGTTCGTGTCCGAACTGGTCGACGAGGTTCTCGATCTGTCACCGTTTCTGGCCGCCTACACCGAGGCCCGCGGCTTTCCGCCCTATCACCCCCGGTTGATGCTCAAATTGCTGCTCTACGGGTACACGACCGGGGTGCGTTCGTCCCGCAAGATCGAGACCCGCTGCCATGACGATGTGGCGTTCCGGTTCTTGTCGGCGAACACGGCACCGGATTTCCGGTCGATCGCCCGATTCCGGACCCGTCATCTTGACGCGCTGGAGGCACTGTTCGTCGAGGTGCTCACGCTGTGCCGGGAGGCGGGCATGGTGACGATGGGTCGGGTGGCCCTCGATGGCACCAAGGTCCGGGCGAACGCCTCGCGGCACAAGGCGATGAGCTACGACCGGATGGTCGAGGCGCACGCGCGGCTGGCGGCGGAGGTCGCCGAGATGATGGGTGAGGCCCAGCGTGTCGACGCGCAGGAGGATGCCGTCCACGGTGTCGACAATCGTGGCGGTGACCTGCAGGGGGAGCTGGCCCGGCGCGAGACACGGCTGGCGAAGATCCGCAAAGCCAAGGCCGACCTGGAACAACACGCGAAAGATCAGGCCGCCGGTAAGGCCCGCGCCAAAGCGGCCAAGGCCGGTCAGGCCGGTGAGGTGGCCGAGGAATCGGCTCGGCGGGCCGCGGAGTCCGCCACCCCGCAGCCCAAGGCGCAGCGCAACTTCACCGACCCGGACAGCCGGATCATGAAGACCGCCGACGGCAGCTTCCACTACTGCTACAACGCTCAGGCGGTGGTCGACGAGGCCAATCAGGTCATCGTCGCGACCGACTCGCGGCCTCCGGCGCCGACAATCCCGCGTTAG
- a CDS encoding DegT/DnrJ/EryC1/StrS family aminotransferase, translated as MDRINVMKPWLGAEEVAAVTTAIESGWIAQGPRVAEFETEFARKMSAKQAVALSSCTTALHLALVLADIGPGDDVVVPSLSFIATANAVVYAGARPVFADVDPVTGNVTASSIEAAWTSATRAVIAVDQGGVPVDLGPIREICDPRGIVVIEDAACGAGSRYLGQPVGAAADVAVWSFHPRKILTTGEGGMLTTNNVEWADRARRLREHGMSVGAAERHRSTLPPAEQYLEIGYNYRMTDLQAAIGLVQLGKLDTVIARRRELAATYQSQLAGVPGLRCVADPPGSQGNYQSFWIEVGPDYPTERGQLLEKLAASNISARRGIMAAHRHPAYAGRAYGDAQLSVTEHLTDHTLILPMYHEMTDDEQQRVIHELRQF; from the coding sequence ATGGATCGCATCAACGTCATGAAGCCGTGGCTCGGCGCCGAGGAGGTCGCGGCCGTCACGACGGCGATCGAGTCGGGCTGGATCGCCCAAGGTCCGCGCGTCGCCGAATTCGAGACCGAGTTCGCTCGGAAGATGTCGGCCAAGCAGGCTGTCGCGCTGTCCAGTTGCACCACGGCACTGCATCTCGCGCTGGTCCTCGCCGACATCGGTCCCGGTGACGACGTCGTCGTTCCCTCCCTGTCCTTCATCGCCACCGCGAATGCCGTCGTGTACGCGGGTGCTCGTCCGGTCTTCGCCGACGTCGACCCCGTCACGGGAAACGTCACGGCGAGCTCGATCGAAGCGGCGTGGACGTCCGCTACGCGGGCGGTCATCGCCGTCGACCAGGGCGGTGTCCCAGTCGATCTCGGGCCGATTCGCGAGATCTGCGATCCACGGGGGATCGTCGTCATCGAGGACGCGGCCTGTGGTGCCGGGTCGCGCTACCTCGGTCAACCGGTCGGCGCGGCCGCCGACGTCGCGGTGTGGTCATTTCATCCGCGCAAGATCCTGACCACCGGTGAGGGTGGAATGCTCACCACCAACAACGTCGAGTGGGCCGACCGGGCACGCCGGCTACGGGAACACGGCATGAGCGTGGGCGCCGCCGAGCGTCACCGCAGCACGTTGCCGCCCGCCGAACAGTATCTGGAGATCGGTTACAACTACCGGATGACCGATCTGCAGGCGGCCATCGGCCTCGTCCAGTTGGGCAAGCTCGACACGGTGATCGCGCGGCGACGCGAACTGGCAGCTACCTACCAATCGCAGTTGGCGGGCGTACCCGGTCTCCGTTGTGTGGCCGACCCGCCAGGAAGCCAGGGGAACTACCAGTCCTTCTGGATCGAAGTCGGGCCGGACTATCCCACCGAGCGCGGGCAGTTGCTGGAAAAGCTTGCTGCCTCCAACATCTCGGCCCGCCGCGGAATCATGGCGGCGCACCGCCATCCCGCGTACGCAGGCCGGGCCTACGGCGACGCCCAACTGTCGGTGACCGAACACCTCACCGACCACACGCTGATCCTGCCGATGTACCACGAGATGACCGACGACGAGCAGCAGCGGGTCATCCACGAGCTGCGCCAGTTCTGA
- a CDS encoding transposase, whose protein sequence is MPPPRLGWRASCARRRVRAAYSRRKVIVEPVFGQMKTTQGAGRLLLRGHDPARSEWRLLAACHNLRKLFSYTGTTTLATA, encoded by the coding sequence ATGCCACCCCCAAGGCTCGGATGGCGCGCAAGCTGCGCACGAAGAAGGGTAAGGGCTGCCTACTCCCGGCGAAAGGTCATCGTCGAGCCAGTGTTCGGGCAGATGAAGACAACCCAGGGAGCGGGCCGGCTCCTGCTGCGTGGCCACGATCCCGCCCGGTCCGAATGGCGGCTCCTCGCCGCCTGCCACAACCTGCGAAAGCTGTTCTCCTACACCGGAACAACGACGCTGGCCACCGCTTGA
- a CDS encoding acyl carrier protein, translating into MTDFVAANYLFGDVARTPKGDDALVEGGVIDSTGILEVIEFLESHFGIEVSETETVPQNLGTISNLTRFVTSKKAVREPSL; encoded by the coding sequence TTGACCGATTTCGTCGCTGCCAACTACCTCTTCGGGGATGTCGCGAGAACCCCGAAGGGCGATGATGCGCTGGTCGAAGGGGGAGTCATCGACTCCACCGGGATTCTGGAAGTGATCGAATTCCTCGAGTCGCATTTCGGCATCGAGGTGTCCGAGACCGAGACGGTGCCTCAGAATCTGGGCACCATCTCCAATCTCACTCGATTCGTCACGAGCAAGAAGGCCGTTCGTGAGCCGAGTCTCTAG
- a CDS encoding transposase family protein — MFTYPASCDVPEETLLQVTALLHAHRREIGTRAGRRAGTVRTQAKLVLRWFGDDAPIRLLAFEPALAISTCYRYLHEAIDVIAEQAPDLHDVLDRAKGQGWSHLTLDGTLIEIDRVNERTDEGHHLWYSGKHKTQGGNVQILADPGGFPVWSSEVEPGSMHDITAARAHCLGALYKAAADGLPTLTDKGYRRAGIGVHSPIKGRHLDVANRSYNTLLTAIRAIGERANAELKQRWRCLRRIRLCPTRIGQIVAAAIVLPTLQRGNY; from the coding sequence GTGTTCACCTACCCTGCCAGTTGCGACGTCCCCGAGGAAACCCTGCTTCAGGTGACCGCGCTGCTGCACGCGCACCGGCGCGAGATCGGCACCCGCGCCGGGCGACGCGCGGGCACGGTGCGCACGCAGGCCAAACTGGTGCTCCGGTGGTTCGGCGACGACGCCCCGATCCGGCTGCTGGCCTTCGAGCCCGCGCTGGCGATCTCCACCTGCTACCGGTACCTGCACGAGGCGATCGACGTGATCGCCGAACAGGCACCCGACCTGCACGACGTGCTCGACCGGGCAAAGGGGCAGGGCTGGTCGCATCTGACGCTGGACGGGACGCTGATCGAGATCGACCGGGTCAACGAGCGCACCGACGAGGGCCATCACCTGTGGTACTCGGGCAAGCACAAGACCCAGGGCGGCAACGTGCAGATCCTCGCCGACCCGGGCGGGTTCCCGGTGTGGTCGAGCGAGGTCGAACCAGGCAGCATGCACGACATCACCGCTGCCCGCGCCCACTGTCTGGGCGCGCTGTACAAGGCCGCCGCCGACGGTCTGCCGACCCTGACCGACAAGGGCTACCGAAGGGCCGGGATCGGGGTGCACAGCCCGATCAAAGGCCGTCACCTCGATGTCGCCAATCGCAGCTACAACACGCTGCTCACCGCGATTCGGGCAATCGGGGAACGCGCCAATGCCGAACTCAAGCAACGCTGGCGGTGTCTTCGGCGAATCAGACTGTGCCCAACCAGAATCGGACAGATTGTTGCTGCCGCAATCGTCCTACCGACTCTCCAGAGGGGAAACTACTGA
- a CDS encoding DegT/DnrJ/EryC1/StrS family aminotransferase, with the protein MKVPLVDLVAQQREIADDVTPRILEILEDAAFIGGAAVAEFERRYAEYIGVEHVVGVANGTDAVELALRGAGVGVADEVILPANTFIATAEAVSRIGAKPVLVDVDSKRLLIDPLLAEQAITARTKAIVPVHLFGQTAPMEPLAKLSEEYGVAIVEDAAQAQGARRSGHPAGGFGVAAGTSFYPGKNLGAAGDAGAVLTNDADVAARVRMTAAHGSDRKYVHDVVGFNSRLDAVQAVVLLAKLDRLTAWNDLRREAAARYFELLADEPGVCAPSPDPVNEDVWHLFVVQVDERDRVLAELNEAGIGAGVHYPTPVHLAGAYADLGRPRSSFPVAELAADRILSLPLYPHISQEQQEYVVDVLRRACSTRA; encoded by the coding sequence ATGAAGGTACCGCTTGTCGACCTCGTCGCACAGCAGCGCGAGATCGCAGACGACGTCACGCCACGAATCCTCGAGATCCTCGAGGACGCAGCCTTCATAGGCGGCGCGGCCGTCGCCGAGTTCGAGCGTAGATACGCGGAGTACATCGGCGTCGAGCACGTTGTCGGTGTCGCCAACGGAACCGACGCAGTCGAGTTGGCGCTGCGGGGGGCAGGCGTCGGGGTGGCCGACGAGGTGATCCTGCCTGCCAACACCTTCATCGCCACGGCCGAGGCGGTGAGCCGCATCGGAGCGAAGCCGGTTCTCGTGGACGTCGATTCCAAACGCCTGCTCATCGATCCACTGCTTGCCGAGCAGGCGATCACGGCTCGCACGAAGGCAATCGTGCCCGTGCATCTGTTCGGTCAGACCGCCCCGATGGAACCACTGGCGAAGTTGTCCGAAGAGTACGGCGTCGCCATCGTCGAGGACGCTGCTCAGGCGCAGGGCGCACGCCGGTCTGGTCATCCGGCAGGAGGATTCGGTGTCGCCGCCGGGACGAGCTTCTATCCCGGCAAGAACCTCGGGGCCGCTGGCGACGCCGGTGCGGTGCTCACGAACGACGCCGACGTCGCGGCTCGCGTCCGCATGACCGCGGCTCACGGCAGCGATCGCAAGTACGTTCACGACGTCGTCGGGTTCAATTCACGCTTGGACGCCGTGCAGGCCGTGGTGCTGTTGGCGAAGCTGGATCGGCTCACGGCGTGGAATGACCTGCGCCGCGAGGCTGCCGCACGCTACTTCGAGCTGCTGGCCGACGAACCCGGCGTGTGCGCGCCGTCGCCGGATCCGGTGAACGAGGACGTCTGGCATCTGTTCGTGGTGCAGGTCGACGAGCGGGACCGCGTCCTGGCGGAACTGAATGAGGCCGGAATCGGAGCGGGTGTGCACTATCCGACCCCCGTGCACTTGGCGGGCGCCTACGCGGATCTCGGACGTCCGCGTTCCAGTTTTCCCGTGGCCGAATTGGCGGCGGACCGCATCCTCTCGCTGCCGTTGTACCCGCACATCTCGCAGGAGCAGCAGGAGTACGTCGTCGACGTGCTTCGCCGCGCGTGCTCGACTCGGGCCTAG
- a CDS encoding sugar transferase: protein MNELVLEPTPTRCAVDTPSGVFERSTWQRRYVAKLRISDFIVVCGAVLLAQRARFGETLAPPGYERYYVPTFSALFVIAWLSALAGFRTASPRIAGTGVEEYRRVVSASFYTFGAIAIVTLLLKLDIARGYLAVALPVGTVGLVLSRWTWHAALARKRAEGGCQTSVLAFGESAAVADLINELTRNRADGYRVVGVGIPGYGPPKGEHLTVNGSEIPIVGDEANMLNAIRTCGADTVAIAGTECFGVRGIRRLIWDLEPMGVDLVVTTGVMDVALSRLLMRPIAGLPLLHIEKPQYRGSKRFQKRAFDFCFALAILVVTSPMLLITAIAIKIGSKGPILYSSERIGIDGNPFAMLKFRTMVQDADKQLARLLAANESDGLLFKIRNDPRITPVGRFLRRFSIDELPQFFNVLRGEMSVVGPRPPLRREVEAYDVEVLRRLLVKPGITGLWQVNGRSDLPWDEAVRLDLSYVENWSMVGDLLIITKTLKAVLQRKGAY, encoded by the coding sequence ATGAACGAACTTGTTTTGGAGCCAACCCCGACTCGGTGCGCGGTGGACACACCGAGCGGTGTGTTCGAACGGTCGACGTGGCAGAGGCGATACGTCGCTAAGCTACGGATCAGCGACTTCATTGTGGTATGCGGCGCGGTGCTCCTCGCGCAACGTGCGCGATTCGGCGAAACATTGGCTCCGCCGGGATACGAGCGTTACTACGTGCCGACCTTTTCGGCTTTGTTCGTCATAGCATGGCTGTCGGCCCTGGCCGGATTCCGTACCGCATCCCCGAGGATCGCCGGAACCGGTGTCGAGGAGTATCGGCGGGTGGTCTCCGCGTCTTTCTATACTTTCGGCGCGATTGCCATCGTCACACTTCTGCTCAAGCTTGACATCGCTCGCGGCTATTTGGCAGTAGCGCTTCCCGTCGGGACCGTCGGACTCGTGCTGAGCAGGTGGACATGGCATGCAGCTCTTGCGCGCAAACGGGCGGAGGGCGGATGCCAAACGTCCGTCTTGGCGTTCGGGGAAAGTGCTGCCGTGGCCGATCTCATCAACGAACTGACCCGGAACCGCGCGGACGGCTATCGGGTCGTCGGGGTCGGCATACCGGGTTACGGGCCTCCGAAAGGCGAACACCTGACTGTCAACGGCAGTGAAATCCCCATCGTCGGTGACGAAGCCAACATGCTGAACGCTATCCGCACCTGCGGTGCCGACACAGTGGCGATTGCCGGCACGGAGTGCTTCGGTGTCCGCGGAATCCGCAGGCTCATCTGGGACCTCGAGCCGATGGGCGTTGATCTCGTGGTGACGACCGGAGTCATGGATGTCGCGCTCTCGCGGCTGCTGATGCGTCCGATCGCCGGGCTTCCGCTGCTGCATATCGAAAAACCGCAGTATCGCGGTTCAAAGCGGTTCCAGAAGCGCGCTTTTGACTTCTGCTTTGCGCTGGCCATCCTCGTGGTGACCTCGCCTATGCTGCTCATCACTGCGATCGCCATCAAGATCGGCAGCAAGGGCCCGATCTTATATTCGTCTGAGCGGATCGGAATCGACGGCAATCCCTTCGCGATGCTGAAGTTCCGCACCATGGTCCAGGATGCCGACAAGCAGTTGGCGAGGCTGCTGGCCGCCAACGAAAGCGACGGGCTGCTCTTCAAAATCCGAAACGACCCTCGGATAACCCCCGTAGGTCGCTTCTTGCGGCGATTCAGTATTGATGAGCTGCCGCAGTTCTTCAACGTGCTCCGAGGCGAAATGAGCGTCGTGGGTCCACGTCCGCCGCTGAGGCGTGAGGTTGAAGCCTACGATGTTGAAGTTCTCCGAAGGCTGCTCGTCAAGCCCGGAATCACCGGTCTGTGGCAGGTCAACGGTCGGTCGGATCTGCCGTGGGATGAAGCAGTGCGTTTGGACCTGTCGTATGTCGAAAACTGGTCGATGGTCGGAGACCTCCTGATCATCACGAAGACGCTGAAGGCAGTCCTGCAGCGCAAGGGCGCCTACTGA
- the nadE gene encoding NAD(+) synthase, translating into MVLAPDGTQTKHRLNPESYLGIVAATNFKQRVRKMLEYYHTDRLNYVVSGTPNRLEYDQGFFVKLGDGAAGVKPIAHLYKSQVYALAEHLGVPAEIRSRPSTTDTYSISMPQSQATGRTTACRSLASRPPPG; encoded by the coding sequence GTGGTGCTGGCTCCCGACGGAACTCAGACGAAACACCGGTTGAACCCTGAGTCGTACCTCGGGATCGTCGCCGCCACCAACTTCAAACAGCGCGTGCGCAAGATGCTCGAGTACTACCACACCGATCGGCTTAACTACGTCGTGTCGGGCACACCGAACAGACTCGAATACGACCAGGGCTTCTTCGTCAAACTGGGCGACGGCGCGGCCGGCGTCAAACCGATCGCTCACCTGTACAAGTCACAGGTGTATGCGCTCGCCGAGCATCTCGGGGTACCGGCGGAGATCCGATCGCGGCCTTCGACGACCGACACCTACTCAATCTCAATGCCCCAGTCGCAGGCCACGGGAAGAACAACGGCGTGCCGATCGCTGGCATCGCGACCGCCACCGGGCTGA